From one Triticum aestivum cultivar Chinese Spring chromosome 4B, IWGSC CS RefSeq v2.1, whole genome shotgun sequence genomic stretch:
- the LOC123090144 gene encoding uncharacterized protein, protein MIHNVHITQLGYVIKSNTNHQQTLAVAPAPHVDTDAELAGEMEEQRGKFLVLRLYEALNSRNTRRAQDLLAPDLEWWFHGPPAHQHMMRLLTSAGTNTEFRFCPRSIDAFVSTVIAEGSADGADQLLYWVHAWTVGPDGVITQLREYFNTDLTVTRLSAAAATKNVSAGSPSHFSSSSASSSPSSSTFSGLSSPAHTPKWPKCLWQSRRSNRVCKSLQGLVLAI, encoded by the coding sequence ATGATACACAATGTACATATTACACAGTTGGGCTACGTTATAAAGTCTAACACTAACCATCAGCAGACCCTCGCGGTGGCGCCGGCGCCGCACGTCGACACGGACGCGGAGCTGGCAGGGGAAATGGAGGAGCAGCGCGGCAAGTTCCTCGTGCTGCGCCTCTACGAGGCGCTTAACTCCCGCAACACACGCCGGGCGCAGGACCTGCTCGCCCCAGACCTCGAGTGGTGGTTCCATGGCCCGCCCGCGCACCAGCACATGATGCGCCTCCTCACCAGTGCCGGCACCAACACCGAGTTCAGGTTCTGCCCCCGCTCCATCGACGCCTTCGTCTCCACCGTAATCGCCGAGGGGAGCGCCGACGGCGCCGACCAGCTCCTCTACTGGGTGCACGCCTGGACCGTCGGGCCCGATGGGGTGATCACCCAGCTCAGGGAGTACTTCAACACCGACCTCACCGTCACCCGCCTCTCCGCCGCGGCGGCCACCAAGAACGTCAGTGCGGGCTCCCCTAGCCACTTCTCCTCTTCTTCTgcctcttcctccccctcctcgtccACGTTCTCGGGCCTCTCCTCGCCGGCGCACACGCCCAAGTGGCCCAAGTGCCTGTGGCAGAGCCGCCGCAGCAACCGCGTGTGCAAGTCGCTGCAGGGCCTCGTCCTCGCCATCTAA